A genomic region of Microlunatus sagamiharensis contains the following coding sequences:
- a CDS encoding DHA2 family efflux MFS transporter permease subunit codes for MDRTLRRLATALVVGAMAPLFDSTIVSVALHGLARDLDAPVATIQWVSTAYLLAVGVVVPVAGWLQHRVGGRRLWMAALVVFGLGSVLCSLAWDAPSLIAFRVVQGLGTGVMLPLLTTLLMQEAGGRDLGRLMGVVSLPTALGPVLGPVVGGLVLGAAGWRWLFWINVPFVVAGLVLAAMLLPADGRTSRPTLDVVGLLLLSPGVVGVLLGLSGAAEPGGFARTAVWAPLAAGGALLAAFVAWATRRRGAALVDVHVLRHRPLAASASLLFLTGASLYGAMLLLPLSFQELRGLDALGAGLLLVPQGVGALASRTLAGRLNDRFGPRPVALAGFAVLGLATLPFVWTGPGTPAGWLVPVLLVRGVGLGAVTIPLMAVGFVGLAREEVPHASIVTRIAMQVGGAVGVAVLAVVLQHALGGAAPVEAFHHSFAWAVGFTAVSLALSLLLPGRPRPAAPEPGRAQLEEVGA; via the coding sequence ATGGACCGTACGCTCCGCCGCCTCGCGACCGCCCTCGTCGTCGGCGCGATGGCACCCCTCTTCGACTCCACGATCGTGAGCGTGGCACTCCACGGGCTGGCGCGCGACCTCGACGCCCCGGTCGCGACGATCCAGTGGGTCAGCACCGCCTACCTGCTGGCCGTCGGGGTCGTCGTGCCCGTCGCGGGGTGGCTGCAGCACCGCGTCGGCGGCCGACGGCTCTGGATGGCGGCCCTCGTCGTCTTCGGCCTCGGCTCGGTGCTCTGCAGCCTCGCCTGGGACGCGCCCAGCCTGATCGCCTTCCGCGTCGTCCAGGGCCTCGGCACCGGGGTGATGCTGCCGCTGCTGACGACCCTGCTCATGCAGGAGGCCGGCGGGCGTGACCTCGGCCGCCTGATGGGCGTCGTGTCGCTCCCGACGGCGCTCGGTCCGGTCCTCGGGCCGGTCGTCGGCGGGCTCGTGCTCGGGGCGGCGGGCTGGCGCTGGCTCTTCTGGATCAACGTCCCGTTCGTGGTCGCCGGCCTCGTCCTGGCCGCGATGCTGCTGCCCGCCGACGGCCGGACCTCCCGCCCGACCCTGGACGTCGTGGGGCTGCTGCTGCTGTCGCCGGGGGTCGTGGGCGTCCTGCTCGGCCTCAGCGGTGCGGCGGAGCCGGGCGGCTTCGCGCGCACGGCGGTCTGGGCCCCGCTGGCCGCCGGGGGCGCCCTGCTGGCGGCGTTCGTCGCCTGGGCGACGCGGCGCCGGGGTGCCGCGCTGGTGGACGTCCACGTGCTGCGCCACCGCCCGCTCGCCGCGTCGGCGAGCCTGCTGTTCCTCACCGGTGCCTCCCTCTACGGCGCGATGCTGCTGCTGCCGCTGTCCTTCCAGGAGCTGCGCGGCCTCGACGCGCTCGGTGCCGGGCTCCTGCTCGTGCCGCAGGGGGTCGGGGCCCTGGCCAGCCGCACCCTGGCCGGCCGGCTCAACGACCGCTTCGGGCCACGGCCGGTCGCCCTGGCGGGCTTCGCGGTCCTGGGTCTGGCCACGCTGCCCTTCGTCTGGACCGGTCCCGGCACGCCGGCCGGGTGGCTGGTGCCCGTGCTCCTCGTCCGGGGGGTCGGCCTGGGAGCGGTCACGATCCCGCTGATGGCCGTCGGGTTCGTGGGCCTCGCCCGGGAGGAGGTGCCCCACGCCAGCATCGTCACCCGCATCGCCATGCAGGTCGGCGGGGCGGTCGGCGTGGCCGTGCTCGCCGTCGTGCTCCAGCACGCCCTGGGCGGCGCGGCCCCGGTCGAGGCGTTCCACCACTCCTTCGCCTGGGCCGTCGGGTTCACCGCGGTCTCGCTGGCCCTGAGCCTCCTGCTGCCGGGCCGGCCGCGTCCGGCCGCGCCGGAGCCGGGGCGCGCTCAGCTGGAGGAGGTCGGCGCCTGA
- a CDS encoding MerR family transcriptional regulator, translated as MPEDPAPTDGSDPSRGVYGISVVSDLLGTGVQNLRAYERAGLLTPDRTAGGTRLYSPDDVARLRRVQRLLAEGLNLVGVGRVLDLEDNLADAHEQLDRARDPQAPTSSS; from the coding sequence GTGCCCGAGGACCCCGCGCCGACGGACGGCAGCGACCCCAGCCGCGGGGTGTACGGCATCTCGGTCGTCTCCGACCTGCTCGGCACCGGCGTGCAGAACCTCCGCGCGTACGAGCGGGCCGGCCTGCTCACCCCCGACCGGACGGCCGGCGGCACCCGCCTCTACAGCCCCGACGACGTGGCCCGGCTGCGGCGGGTCCAGCGCCTGCTGGCCGAGGGCCTGAACCTCGTCGGCGTCGGCCGGGTCCTCGACCTCGAGGACAACCTGGCCGACGCCCACGAGCAGCTGGACCGGGCGCGGGACCCTCAGGCGCCGACCTCCTCCAGCTGA
- a CDS encoding MarR family winged helix-turn-helix transcriptional regulator, with protein MSSDGPGTEIGVVERDFPVSYAIFAMARAHRAIAASRLAALGLYPGQELVLVQLGEGDGVPQKSLARALRVSHVTIAKMITRMERSGLVERRASPTDGRLSLVHLLDPGRALLQEVRRTWAALEQATTRDLDAAARAAFLAAAARVRPALDDAAGDATQPG; from the coding sequence GTGAGCAGCGACGGCCCGGGCACCGAGATCGGCGTCGTCGAGCGCGACTTCCCGGTGAGCTACGCGATCTTCGCGATGGCACGCGCCCACCGCGCGATCGCGGCCTCCCGACTGGCGGCGCTCGGGCTCTACCCCGGCCAGGAGCTGGTGCTCGTGCAGCTCGGCGAGGGCGACGGCGTGCCGCAGAAGTCGCTCGCCCGGGCGCTGCGGGTCAGCCACGTGACCATCGCCAAGATGATCACGCGCATGGAGCGCTCCGGGCTCGTCGAGCGGCGTGCCAGCCCGACCGACGGGCGGCTCTCGCTCGTCCACCTGCTCGACCCGGGCCGCGCGCTGCTGCAGGAGGTGCGGCGGACGTGGGCCGCGCTCGAGCAGGCCACGACCCGCGACCTCGACGCGGCGGCGCGCGCCGCCTTCCTCGCCGCGGCCGCGCGCGTGCGCCCGGCGCTGGACGACGCGGCGGGCGACGCCACCCAGCCCGGCTGA
- a CDS encoding Hsp20/alpha crystallin family protein → MVLMRTDPFRELDRLSQQLLGTAARPTLMPMDAWREGDTFHVEFDLPGVEADSIDLDVERNVLTVRADRPFREGANELLAAERPRGVFSRQLILGDNLDLEHISAAYGDGVLRLTIPVAERAKPRKISIDVAGGDDRTITGSAEAQPISA, encoded by the coding sequence ATGGTCCTGATGCGTACCGACCCGTTCCGTGAGCTGGACCGGCTCAGCCAGCAGCTGCTCGGCACGGCGGCCCGACCCACCCTGATGCCGATGGACGCGTGGCGCGAGGGCGACACGTTCCACGTCGAGTTCGACCTGCCGGGCGTGGAGGCCGACTCGATCGACCTCGACGTCGAGCGCAACGTCCTCACCGTCCGCGCCGACCGGCCCTTCCGCGAGGGCGCCAACGAGCTGCTCGCCGCCGAGCGGCCGCGCGGCGTCTTCAGCCGCCAGCTGATCCTCGGGGACAACCTCGACCTCGAGCACATCAGCGCCGCGTACGGCGACGGCGTGCTGCGCCTGACGATCCCGGTCGCCGAGCGGGCCAAGCCGCGCAAGATCAGCATCGACGTCGCCGGCGGCGACGACCGCACGATCACCGGCAGCGCCGAGGCCCAGCCGATCAGCGCCTGA
- the serA gene encoding phosphoglycerate dehydrogenase, which translates to MRALLLENIHPEGVRLLTERGIEVETVRGALDEAELAERLPGVQLLGIRSKTNVPRAVLEAAPDLLAVGAFCIGTNQVDLASAAERGVAVFNAPFSNTRSVVELVVAEIISLARHLTDKNAAMHAGVWDKSAKGAHEVRGRTLGIVGYGNIGSQLSVVAEALGMKVYFYDVADKLALGNAQRCETLDELLEVAETVTLHVDGRPGNAGLFGAEQFARMRPRSLFLNLCRGIVVDHDALREQLLSGHIAGAALDVFASEPKAAGDPFVSGLQGIPNVILTPHVGGSTEEAQSDIGRFVAIKLGEYATAGATTMSVNLPQVVAQVDPGRSRVLHVHRNVPGVLARVNTVFGDAGVNIEGQTLSTRGELGYVITDIAGPVADELATRLRALPETVRLRILAS; encoded by the coding sequence GTGAGAGCCCTGCTGCTGGAGAACATCCATCCCGAGGGCGTGCGCCTGCTGACCGAGCGCGGCATCGAGGTCGAGACGGTGCGCGGGGCCCTGGACGAGGCCGAGCTCGCCGAGCGCCTGCCCGGCGTCCAGCTCCTCGGCATCCGCTCCAAGACCAACGTCCCCCGCGCCGTGCTCGAGGCGGCCCCCGACCTGCTGGCCGTCGGCGCCTTCTGCATCGGGACCAACCAGGTCGACCTGGCGAGCGCGGCCGAGCGCGGCGTGGCGGTCTTCAACGCCCCGTTCTCGAACACCCGCAGCGTCGTCGAGCTCGTCGTCGCCGAGATCATCTCGCTGGCGCGCCACCTCACCGACAAGAACGCGGCGATGCACGCCGGCGTCTGGGACAAGTCGGCCAAGGGCGCGCACGAGGTCCGGGGCCGGACGCTGGGCATCGTCGGCTACGGCAACATCGGCAGCCAGCTCTCGGTCGTCGCCGAGGCGCTCGGCATGAAGGTCTACTTCTACGACGTCGCCGACAAGCTCGCGCTGGGCAACGCGCAGCGCTGCGAGACCCTCGACGAGCTGCTCGAGGTCGCCGAGACGGTCACGCTGCACGTCGACGGGCGCCCGGGCAACGCCGGGCTGTTCGGCGCGGAGCAGTTCGCCAGGATGCGTCCGCGCAGCCTCTTCCTGAACCTGTGCCGCGGCATCGTCGTCGACCACGACGCCCTGCGCGAGCAGCTCCTCTCGGGCCACATCGCCGGCGCCGCGCTCGACGTCTTCGCCAGCGAGCCGAAGGCCGCCGGCGACCCGTTCGTGTCGGGCCTGCAGGGCATCCCGAACGTCATCCTGACCCCGCACGTCGGCGGCTCCACCGAGGAGGCGCAGTCCGACATCGGCCGGTTCGTGGCGATCAAGCTCGGCGAGTACGCGACCGCGGGCGCGACCACCATGTCGGTCAACCTGCCCCAGGTCGTGGCCCAGGTCGATCCGGGCCGCAGCCGGGTCCTGCACGTGCACCGCAACGTCCCCGGCGTCCTCGCCCGGGTCAACACGGTCTTCGGCGACGCCGGGGTCAACATCGAGGGCCAGACGCTCTCGACCCGCGGCGAGCTCGGCTACGTGATCACCGACATCGCCGGGCCCGTCGCCGACGAGCTGGCGACGCGGCTGCGCGCGCTGCCCGAGACCGTACGGCTGCGCATCCTCGCCTCCTGA
- a CDS encoding SRPBCC domain-containing protein — protein MDLMHHLRVPAPLGEVWAVLVDPYRLAEVLPGTVVDSVAGDSFTGTTKVKLASRLLALAGSGRFTSLDERAHRLVVTTSGADRRGDAAVEATHVVTLAPAAASAAQTDVTVASSMSWTGRPGRLGEGVVADALDHVVEQTRARIAARVAEGEGWGPAVGTARRASGAEAVTDHPVELGEDLGEVEEPADSGLDPGPTAAAGARPGPSPSPGPSPSPAPSPRPPRAEEYVYRPYENAAEPHLDAARTFSRVVLRRVTPYAGLAALGVLGVVRVVRRVRR, from the coding sequence ATGGACCTGATGCACCACCTGCGCGTGCCGGCGCCCCTCGGCGAGGTCTGGGCGGTGCTGGTGGACCCGTACCGGCTGGCCGAGGTGCTGCCCGGCACCGTCGTCGACTCCGTCGCCGGCGACTCCTTCACCGGCACGACCAAGGTCAAGCTGGCCTCCCGCCTGCTGGCCCTCGCGGGTTCGGGGCGCTTCACGAGCCTGGACGAGCGCGCCCACCGCCTCGTCGTCACGACCTCCGGCGCCGACCGGCGCGGGGACGCCGCGGTCGAGGCGACTCACGTGGTCACGTTGGCCCCGGCGGCGGCCAGCGCCGCGCAGACCGACGTCACCGTCGCCTCCTCGATGAGCTGGACCGGCCGTCCGGGCCGGCTCGGCGAGGGCGTGGTGGCCGACGCCCTCGACCACGTGGTGGAGCAGACCCGGGCACGGATCGCGGCGCGGGTCGCCGAGGGTGAGGGCTGGGGCCCGGCGGTGGGGACCGCGCGGCGGGCGTCCGGCGCGGAGGCCGTCACGGACCACCCGGTCGAGCTCGGGGAGGACCTGGGCGAGGTGGAGGAGCCCGCCGACAGCGGCCTCGACCCGGGGCCGACGGCTGCCGCGGGAGCGCGGCCCGGCCCGTCACCCTCCCCCGGTCCGTCGCCCTCCCCCGCCCCGTCGCCGCGCCCACCCCGCGCCGAGGAGTACGTCTACCGGCCCTACGAGAACGCCGCCGAACCGCACCTTGACGCAGCCCGCACGTTCTCCCGCGTCGTCCTGCGCCGGGTGACGCCGTACGCGGGGCTGGCCGCGCTCGGGGTGCTCGGGGTCGTGCGCGTCGTGCGCCGGGTGCGACGCTGA
- a CDS encoding TetR/AcrR family transcriptional regulator, whose product MDAAPAAPARRRRGEELEGALLDAAWQELQATGYGGLTFEGVATRARTSKPVLYRRWPTKADLVVAAMKQAGLFERRELPDTGSLREDVLVSLRNFNDSRADFITAIGLYLASIASETGLSPADLRERLLGDRRAGGTVLLERAVRRGEVPDRAYPPGLVSLPFDLFRHDLTMTLARVPEERIVEIVDDLWLPLLAREG is encoded by the coding sequence GTGGACGCCGCGCCCGCAGCTCCAGCGCGACGCCGTCGCGGGGAGGAGCTCGAGGGCGCGCTGCTCGACGCGGCCTGGCAGGAGCTGCAGGCGACGGGCTACGGCGGGCTGACCTTCGAGGGCGTCGCGACCCGCGCGCGGACGAGCAAGCCGGTGCTCTACCGGCGCTGGCCGACCAAGGCCGACCTGGTCGTCGCCGCCATGAAGCAGGCCGGGCTCTTCGAGCGCCGCGAGCTGCCCGACACCGGATCGCTCCGTGAGGACGTGCTCGTGAGCCTGCGGAACTTCAACGACTCACGCGCCGACTTCATCACCGCCATCGGGCTCTACCTGGCCAGCATCGCCTCCGAGACCGGCCTCTCGCCGGCGGACCTGCGCGAACGCCTCCTCGGCGACCGCCGCGCGGGCGGCACCGTCCTCCTCGAGCGGGCGGTCCGGCGCGGGGAGGTGCCCGACCGGGCCTACCCGCCCGGCCTGGTGAGCCTGCCCTTCGACCTCTTCCGCCACGACCTGACCATGACCCTGGCCCGGGTCCCGGAGGAGCGCATCGTCGAGATCGTCGACGACCTCTGGCTCCCCCTCCTCGCCCGCGAGGGCTGA
- a CDS encoding P1 family peptidase, producing MIDGFEVGHRTADGDGWLTGTTVVLARDGAVGGVDVRGGGPGTRETDLLDPSALVEQVHAVVLTGGSAYGLAAADGVMAGLEAQGVGLPVGPDPAHVVPIVPGAVVFDLGRGGAFGHRPDAGFGRDALAAASADDPARGCVGGGTGAVSGGLKGGLGWAELEVPGSATGVRVAAVVVLNAAGSLLDPGGRLWADRARGLGTPTAGEREALLEARRTAPPSLNTTIGAVLTDATLTKAQARKVAAVAHDGLARAVAPVHSMTDGDTIFCLASGRRPLAEGVGERWTDVVPALNGLLSAAADAFTAACLDAVLQAEARGPWRSYADLAPSAVRRPGA from the coding sequence ATGATCGACGGCTTCGAGGTCGGCCACCGCACCGCGGACGGCGACGGCTGGCTGACCGGGACGACGGTCGTGCTCGCCCGCGACGGGGCGGTCGGCGGAGTCGACGTCCGCGGCGGCGGGCCCGGCACCCGTGAGACCGACCTGCTCGACCCCTCGGCCCTCGTGGAGCAGGTGCACGCCGTCGTCCTCACCGGCGGCAGCGCGTACGGGCTCGCGGCGGCCGACGGGGTGATGGCCGGGCTCGAGGCGCAGGGGGTCGGGCTGCCCGTGGGGCCCGACCCCGCCCACGTGGTGCCGATCGTGCCCGGTGCGGTGGTCTTCGACCTCGGGCGCGGGGGCGCGTTCGGCCACCGGCCCGACGCCGGCTTCGGGCGGGACGCGCTGGCGGCGGCGAGCGCCGACGACCCGGCCCGCGGCTGCGTCGGCGGCGGCACCGGTGCGGTGTCCGGCGGGCTCAAGGGCGGCCTGGGCTGGGCCGAGCTCGAGGTGCCCGGCTCGGCGACCGGCGTACGGGTCGCGGCAGTCGTGGTGCTGAACGCCGCCGGTTCGCTGCTCGACCCGGGCGGGCGGCTGTGGGCGGACCGGGCTCGCGGGCTCGGCACCCCGACGGCCGGTGAGCGGGAGGCGCTGCTGGAGGCCCGGCGCACCGCTCCGCCGTCGCTCAACACGACCATCGGGGCCGTGCTGACCGACGCCACGCTGACCAAGGCCCAGGCCCGCAAGGTCGCCGCCGTCGCGCACGACGGGCTGGCGCGGGCGGTGGCCCCGGTGCACTCGATGACGGACGGCGACACGATCTTCTGCCTCGCCTCCGGCCGGCGGCCGCTCGCCGAGGGCGTGGGGGAGCGGTGGACGGACGTGGTCCCGGCCCTGAACGGCCTGCTGTCGGCGGCCGCCGACGCCTTCACGGCCGCCTGCCTGGACGCGGTCCTGCAGGCGGAGGCCCGCGGTCCGTGGCGCAGCTACGCCGACCTGGCGCCCTCCGCCGTGCGCCGACCGGGGGCGTAG
- a CDS encoding NUDIX hydrolase: MLHRDGRWLLTVRGADVDDAAGQLGLVGGHVEHPEAGSGVLEATARREASEEVGLDLGGVALTYLESEFFTTDAGAGQVSVAFVAAAPADAEPRAADPAEVAAVGWWTPDEAASDRRCPPWLPGLLGRAAARAGL, from the coding sequence CTGCTGCACCGCGACGGCCGCTGGCTGCTGACGGTCCGGGGAGCCGACGTCGACGACGCCGCGGGCCAGCTGGGGCTGGTGGGCGGCCACGTCGAGCACCCGGAGGCCGGGTCCGGCGTCCTGGAGGCGACCGCGCGGCGCGAGGCGTCGGAGGAGGTCGGGCTCGACCTCGGCGGGGTCGCGCTGACCTACCTGGAGTCGGAGTTCTTCACCACCGACGCGGGCGCCGGGCAGGTGAGCGTCGCCTTCGTGGCGGCCGCGCCGGCGGATGCGGAGCCGCGGGCCGCCGACCCGGCGGAGGTGGCGGCGGTCGGCTGGTGGACACCGGACGAGGCGGCCTCCGACCGCCGGTGCCCGCCGTGGCTGCCCGGCCTCCTCGGACGTGCCGCCGCCCGGGCCGGCCTCTGA
- a CDS encoding GAF domain-containing protein has protein sequence MRGADAPAVPPGADAASLARALADLHDDFLATGRIAAGVRRLVAESWRRSLTGGLDPENPSVPVRFEGDALTLLRSRSPLTRTMPVVRRLLVEAAADAGLVVALSDADGQLLWVEGDHGLRARAEAMGFVAGADWSETVAGTNAPGTALRTGRAVQILGPEHLMRLVTPWSCTAVPVRDPDTGELLGALDVTGSAEAARSQTLALVRATVAVVEAELRIDRLRDQASAVPRSPVRGAARLRLEVLGRSTAVLEREGRRTTLGLRHSEMLLLLSERPGGLSGAELAVALSEREQSEVTVRAEVSRLRAVLPPGVLGSRPYALRGEVSSDLADVRRALRERRLDEAVRAYAGPVLPGSDAPGVVDLRLDLSVALRERLLAGDDVEALLTYGESPAGRDDAAVWQAAARRLPPGSERRRVVEQHLDALELRLA, from the coding sequence GTGAGGGGCGCCGACGCCCCGGCTGTGCCGCCCGGGGCGGACGCCGCCTCGCTGGCCCGCGCCCTCGCCGACCTGCACGACGACTTCCTGGCGACCGGCCGGATCGCCGCGGGCGTGCGCCGCCTCGTCGCCGAGTCCTGGCGCCGGAGCCTCACCGGCGGGCTCGACCCCGAGAACCCCTCGGTCCCGGTCCGCTTCGAGGGCGACGCCCTGACCCTGCTGCGGAGCCGCTCGCCCCTGACCCGCACGATGCCGGTCGTGCGTCGCCTGCTCGTCGAGGCGGCGGCGGACGCGGGACTCGTGGTGGCGCTCAGCGACGCCGACGGGCAGCTCCTGTGGGTGGAGGGGGACCACGGGCTCCGGGCGCGCGCCGAGGCGATGGGCTTCGTCGCGGGCGCCGACTGGAGCGAGACGGTGGCGGGCACCAACGCGCCCGGCACCGCCCTGCGCACGGGACGAGCGGTGCAGATCCTCGGGCCCGAGCACCTGATGCGGCTGGTGACCCCCTGGAGCTGCACGGCCGTGCCCGTCCGGGACCCGGACACCGGGGAGCTCCTCGGTGCGCTGGACGTGACCGGCAGCGCCGAGGCCGCCCGTTCCCAGACGCTGGCCCTGGTCCGCGCGACCGTCGCGGTCGTGGAGGCGGAGCTGCGGATCGACCGCCTGCGCGACCAGGCCTCGGCCGTGCCGCGGAGCCCGGTGCGCGGGGCCGCGCGTCTCCGCCTCGAGGTCCTCGGCCGGTCCACCGCCGTCCTCGAGCGCGAGGGCCGGCGCACGACGCTGGGCCTGCGGCACAGCGAGATGCTGCTCCTGCTCAGCGAACGCCCCGGCGGGCTCAGCGGCGCCGAGCTGGCCGTCGCGCTGTCGGAGCGCGAGCAGTCCGAGGTCACGGTGCGCGCCGAGGTCTCACGGCTCCGCGCCGTGCTGCCGCCCGGCGTGCTGGGGTCCCGCCCGTACGCGCTGCGCGGCGAGGTCAGCAGCGACCTCGCCGACGTCCGCCGGGCGCTGCGGGAGCGGCGCCTCGACGAGGCGGTGCGGGCGTACGCAGGCCCGGTGCTGCCCGGCAGCGACGCCCCCGGGGTGGTCGACCTGCGGCTCGACCTCAGCGTGGCGCTGCGCGAGCGGCTGCTGGCCGGCGACGACGTGGAGGCCCTGCTCACCTACGGCGAGAGCCCCGCGGGTCGTGACGACGCCGCCGTCTGGCAGGCGGCCGCGCGACGGCTCCCGCCGGGCTCCGAGCGACGTCGCGTCGTCGAGCAGCACCTCGACGCGCTCGAGCTGCGCCTCGCCTGA
- the adh gene encoding aldehyde dehydrogenase, with the protein MTVYANPGTDGSVVTYRSRYENWIGGEWVAPVKGRYFENPSPVNGKTFCEVARSGAEDIELALDAAHAAAPAWGKTSVAERAVILNKIADRVEANLEMLAVGETWENGKPVRETLAADMPLVVDHFRYFAGAIRAQEGHSSQIDDDTVAYHFQEPLGVVGQIIPWNFPLLMATWKLAPALAAGNAIVLKPAEQTPASILLLMELIADLLPAGVINVVNGFGAEAGKPLASSPRIRKIAFTGETTTGRLIMQYASQNLIPVTLELGGKSPNIFFEDVARTEDAFYDKALEGFSMFALNQGEVCTCPSRALIQNSIIDGFLPAATDRVKAMVQGNPLDTDTMVGAQASNDQLEKILSYLEIGTAEGARVITGGERVDLGGDLSGGYYVAPTIFQGNNKMRVFQEEIFGPVVSVTGFEDYDDAISIANDTLYGLGAGVWSRDINTAYRAGRDIQAGRVWTNCYHQYPAHAAFGGYKSSGIGRENHLMMLDHYQQTKNLLVSYNPNKLGFF; encoded by the coding sequence ATGACCGTGTACGCCAACCCGGGGACCGACGGCAGCGTCGTGACCTACAGGTCCCGCTACGAGAACTGGATCGGCGGCGAGTGGGTCGCCCCGGTCAAGGGCCGTTACTTCGAGAACCCGTCGCCGGTGAACGGCAAGACGTTCTGCGAGGTCGCCCGCTCCGGCGCCGAGGACATCGAGCTGGCGCTGGACGCCGCGCACGCGGCCGCGCCGGCCTGGGGCAAGACCTCCGTCGCCGAGCGCGCCGTCATCCTCAACAAGATCGCCGACCGCGTCGAGGCCAACCTCGAGATGCTGGCGGTGGGGGAGACCTGGGAGAACGGCAAGCCGGTCCGCGAGACCCTGGCGGCCGACATGCCGCTGGTCGTGGACCACTTCCGCTACTTCGCCGGGGCGATCCGCGCGCAGGAGGGCCACAGCAGCCAGATCGACGACGACACCGTCGCGTACCACTTCCAGGAGCCGCTCGGCGTCGTCGGGCAGATCATCCCCTGGAACTTCCCGCTGCTGATGGCCACGTGGAAGCTCGCGCCGGCCCTCGCCGCCGGCAACGCGATCGTGCTCAAGCCGGCCGAGCAGACCCCGGCCTCGATCCTGCTGCTGATGGAGCTGATCGCCGACCTGCTGCCCGCGGGCGTGATCAACGTCGTCAACGGCTTCGGCGCCGAGGCCGGCAAGCCGCTCGCCAGCTCGCCGCGGATCCGCAAGATCGCCTTCACCGGCGAGACGACGACCGGCCGGCTGATCATGCAGTACGCGAGCCAGAACCTCATCCCGGTCACCCTCGAGCTCGGCGGCAAGAGCCCGAACATCTTCTTCGAAGACGTCGCCCGCACCGAGGACGCGTTCTACGACAAGGCGCTCGAGGGCTTCTCCATGTTCGCGCTCAACCAGGGCGAGGTCTGCACCTGCCCGAGCCGCGCGCTGATCCAGAACTCGATCATCGACGGCTTCCTCCCGGCGGCGACCGACCGGGTCAAGGCGATGGTCCAGGGCAACCCGCTCGACACCGACACGATGGTGGGCGCGCAGGCGAGCAACGACCAGCTCGAGAAGATCCTGTCCTACCTCGAGATCGGCACCGCCGAGGGCGCCCGGGTGATCACCGGCGGCGAGCGCGTCGACCTCGGCGGCGACCTGTCGGGCGGCTACTACGTGGCGCCGACGATCTTCCAGGGCAACAACAAGATGCGGGTCTTCCAGGAGGAGATCTTCGGCCCGGTCGTCTCGGTCACCGGCTTCGAGGACTACGACGACGCGATCAGCATCGCCAACGACACCCTGTACGGACTGGGCGCCGGCGTGTGGTCGCGCGACATCAACACCGCCTACCGCGCCGGCCGCGACATCCAGGCCGGCCGCGTGTGGACCAACTGCTACCACCAGTACCCGGCGCACGCCGCGTTCGGCGGCTACAAGTCCTCGGGCATCGGCCGGGAGAACCACCTGATGATGCTCGACCACTACCAGCAGACGAAGAACCTGCTGGTGTCCTACAACCCCAACAAGCTGGGCTTCTTCTGA
- a CDS encoding NADP-dependent oxidoreductase — MTTARAVRLDQYGGIEVLHVEEVELRAPGPDEVVLEVRAAGINPGEAAIRQGFLDEVAPSTFPSGQGSDLAGVVTAVGGPGTGLAVGDEVLGYSWNRDSHASAAVVPASQLVAKPAGLSWPVAGSLYVVGATAWAAVAAVEPRQGETVVVSAAAGGVGSLAVQLLRRRGVRVVGIASERNADWLRSQGVEPVAYGDGLADRVRAVAPDGVDALIDLHGPEYVDLALELGVAPARIDSAISFARAAEVGAKTEASIAGTSREVLTELAELAAAGDLVVDVAATYPLEQVREAFTALETGHTRGKIVLVP; from the coding sequence GTGACCACTGCCCGCGCCGTCCGCCTCGACCAGTACGGCGGCATCGAGGTCCTGCACGTGGAGGAGGTCGAGCTCCGCGCCCCGGGGCCCGACGAGGTGGTGCTCGAGGTGCGCGCCGCCGGCATCAACCCGGGCGAGGCCGCCATCCGGCAGGGCTTCCTCGACGAGGTCGCCCCGTCGACCTTCCCCTCCGGGCAGGGCAGCGACCTGGCCGGCGTGGTGACCGCGGTCGGCGGGCCCGGTACCGGCCTCGCCGTCGGCGACGAGGTGCTCGGCTACTCCTGGAACCGCGACAGCCACGCCAGCGCCGCCGTCGTCCCCGCCTCCCAGCTGGTGGCCAAGCCGGCCGGTCTCTCCTGGCCGGTCGCCGGCTCGCTCTACGTCGTCGGGGCCACGGCGTGGGCCGCGGTCGCCGCGGTCGAGCCCCGGCAGGGCGAGACCGTGGTCGTGTCCGCCGCCGCGGGTGGTGTCGGTTCGCTGGCGGTGCAGCTGCTGCGCCGCCGCGGGGTGCGCGTCGTCGGCATCGCCTCGGAGCGGAACGCGGACTGGCTGCGCTCGCAGGGGGTCGAGCCCGTGGCGTACGGCGACGGGCTGGCCGACCGCGTCCGCGCCGTCGCGCCGGACGGGGTGGACGCGCTGATCGACCTGCACGGCCCGGAGTACGTCGACCTCGCCCTCGAGCTCGGCGTCGCGCCCGCGCGCATCGACAGCGCCATCTCCTTCGCCCGCGCCGCGGAGGTCGGGGCCAAGACCGAGGCATCCATCGCCGGCACGAGCCGCGAGGTCCTCACCGAGCTGGCCGAGCTGGCCGCCGCCGGCGACCTCGTCGTCGACGTGGCCGCGACCTACCCGCTGGAGCAGGTTCGCGAGGCCTTCACCGCGCTGGAGACCGGCCACACCCGCGGCAAGATCGTTCTCGTCCCCTGA